One window from the genome of Cervus elaphus chromosome 8, mCerEla1.1, whole genome shotgun sequence encodes:
- the ATG9A gene encoding autophagy-related protein 9A isoform X1: MAQFDTEYQRLEASYSDSPPGEEDLLVHVPEGSKSPWHHIENLDLFFSRVYNLHQKNGFTCMLIGEIFELMQFLFVVAFTTFLVSCVDYDILFANKMVNHSLHPTEPVKVTLPDAFLPAQVCSARIQENGSLITILVIAGVFWVHRLIKFIYNICCYWEIHSFYLHALRIPMSALPYCTWQEVQARIVQTQKEHQICIHKRELTELDIYHRILRFQNYMVALVNKSLLPLRFRLPGLGEVVFFTRGLKYNFELILFWGPGSLFLNEWSLKAEYKRGGQRLELAQRLSNRILWIGIANFLLCPLILIWQILYAFFSYAEVLKREPGALGARCWSLYGRCYLRHFNELEHELQSRLNRGYKPASKYMNCFLSPLLTLLAKNCAFFAGSILAVLIALTIYDEDVLAVEHVLTTVTLLGVTVTVCRSFIPDQHMVFCPEQLLRVILAHIHYMPDHWQGNAHRSQTRDEFAQLFQYKAVFILEELLSPIVTPLILIFCLRPRALEIIDFFRNFTVEVVGVGDTCSFAQMDVRQHGHPQWLSGGQTEASVYQQAEDGKTELSLMHFAITNPGWQPPRESTAFLGFLKEQVQRDGAAAGLAQGGLLPENALFTSIQSLQSESEPLSLIANVVAGSSCRGPPLPRDLQGSRHRAEVASALRSFSPLQPGQAPTGRAPSTMTGSGVDARTASSGSSVWEGQLQSLVLSEYASTEMSLHALYMHQLHKQQAQAEPERHVWHRRESDESGESAPEEGGEGARAQPIPRSASYPCAAPRPGAPETTALQGGFQRRYGGITDPGTVPRAPSHFSRLPLGGWAEDGQSASRHPEPVPEEGSEDELPPQVHKV, translated from the exons GCAGTTCCTCTTTGTGGTTGCCTTCACCACCTTCCTGGTCAGCTGTGTGGACTATGACATCCTATTCGCCAACAAGATGGTGAACCACAGTCTTCACCCAACCGAGCCTGTCAAGGTCACTCTGCCAGATGCCTTTCTGCCTGCCCAAGTCTGTAGTGCCAG GATTCAGGAAAATGGCTCCCTTATCACCATCCTGGTCATCGCTGGTGTCTTCTGGGTCCACCGGCTCATCAAGTTTATCTATAACATTTGCTGCTACTGGGAGATCCACTCCTTCTACCTGCATGCTCTGCGCATCCCCATG TCGGCACTTCCATACTGCACATGGCAAGAAGTGCAGGCCCGGATCGTGCAGACCCAGAAGGAGCACCAGATCTGCATCCACAAGCGTGAGTTGACAGAGCTGGACATCTACCACCGCATCCTCCGGTTCCAGAACTACATGGTGGCCCTGGTGAACAAGTCCCTCCTGCCCCTGCGCTTCCGCCTGCCGGGTCTTGGGGAGGTTGTCTTCTTCACCCGGGGCCTCAAGTACAACTTCGAGCTGATCCTCTTCTGGGGACCTGGCTCTCTCTTTCTCAACGAATGGAGCCTCAAGGCTGAGTATAAACGTGGGGGGCAACGGCTGGAGCTGGCCCAGCGCCTCAGCAACCGCATCCTGTGGATCGGCATTGCCAACTTCCTGCTGTGCCCCCTCATCCTCATCTGGCAGATCCTCTACGCCTTCTTCAGTTATGCCGAGGTGCTCAAGCGGGAGCCGGGCGCCCTGGGTGCGCGCTGCTGGTCGCTCTACGGTCGCTGCTACCTCCGCCACTTCAACGAGCTGGAGCATGAGCTGCAGTCCCGCCTCAACCGAGGCTACAAGCCTGCGTCCAAGTACATGAATTGCTTCTTGTCACCACTGCTGACACTGCTGGCCAAGAACTGCGCCTTCTTCGCTGGCTCCATCCTGGCCGTGCTTATTGCCCTCACCATCTATGATGAAGACGTGCTGGCTGTGGAACATGTCCTCACTACCGTCACACTCCTGGGGGTCACCGTGACCGTGTGCAG GTCCTTTATCCCGGACCAGCACATGGTGTTCTGCCCTGAGCAGCTGCTCCGCGTGATCCTCGCTCACATCCACTACATGCCTGACCACTGGCAGGGTAATGCCCACCGCTCGCAGACCCGGGACGAGTTTGCCCAGCTCTTCCAGTACAAGGCA gTGTTCATCCTGGAGGAGTTACTGAGCCCCATTGTCACACCTCTCATCCTCATTTTCTGCCTGCGCCCACGGGCCCTGGAGATTATAGACTTCTTCCGCAATTTCACTGTGGAGGTTGTCGGTGTTGGAGACACCTGCTCCTTCGCGCAAATGGATGTTCGCCAGCATGGGCATCCCCAG TGGCTGTCTGGTGGGCAGACGGAGGCCTCAGTGTACCAGCAGGCCGAGGATGGGAAGACAGAGTTGTCACTCATGCACTTTGCCATCACCAACCCTGGCTGGCAGCCACCACGTGAGAGCACGGCCTTCCTAGGTTTCCTCAAGGAGCAAGTTCAGCGGGACGGAGCAGCTGCTGGCCTTGCCCAAGGGGGCCTGCTCCCGGAAAATGCCCTCTTTACGTCCATCCAGTCCTTACAATCCGAGTCTGAG CCACTGAGCCTTATTGCAAATGTGGTAGCCGGCTCATCCTGCCGGGGCCCCCCTCTGCCTAGAGACCTGCAGGGCTCCAGGCACAGGGCTGAAGTCGCCTCTGCTCTGCGCTCCTTCTCGCCTCTGCAGCCTGGTCAGGCTCCCACAGGCCGGGCTCCCAGCACCATGACAGGCTCTGG GGTGGATGCCAGGACAGCCAGCTCCGGGAGCAGCGTGTGGGAAGGCCAGCTGCAGAGCCTGGTGCTGTCAGAATATGCATCCACTGAGATGAGCCTGCATGCCCTCTACATGCACCAG CTCCACAAGCAGCAGGCCCAGGCTGAACCTGAGCGGCATGTGTGGCACCGCCGGGAGAGTGATGAGAGTGGGGAGAGTGCCCCCGAAGAGGGGGGAGAGGGGGCCCGGGCCCAGCCTATCCCCCGCTCTGCAAGCTATCCCTGTGCTGCACCCCGGCCTGGAGCTCCTGAGACCACTGCCCTGCAGGGGGGCTTCCAGAGGCGCTACGGAGGCATCACAG ATCCTGGCACAGTGCCCCGGGCTCCCTCTCACTTCTCTCGGCTGCCCCTGGGAGGATGGGCTGAAGATGGGCAGTCAGCATCAAGGCACCCGGAGCCTGTGCCCGAAGAGGGCTCAGAGGATGAGCTCCCCCCTCAGGTGCATAAG GTATAG
- the ATG9A gene encoding autophagy-related protein 9A isoform X2, producing the protein MVNHSLHPTEPVKVTLPDAFLPAQVCSARIQENGSLITILVIAGVFWVHRLIKFIYNICCYWEIHSFYLHALRIPMSALPYCTWQEVQARIVQTQKEHQICIHKRELTELDIYHRILRFQNYMVALVNKSLLPLRFRLPGLGEVVFFTRGLKYNFELILFWGPGSLFLNEWSLKAEYKRGGQRLELAQRLSNRILWIGIANFLLCPLILIWQILYAFFSYAEVLKREPGALGARCWSLYGRCYLRHFNELEHELQSRLNRGYKPASKYMNCFLSPLLTLLAKNCAFFAGSILAVLIALTIYDEDVLAVEHVLTTVTLLGVTVTVCRSFIPDQHMVFCPEQLLRVILAHIHYMPDHWQGNAHRSQTRDEFAQLFQYKAVFILEELLSPIVTPLILIFCLRPRALEIIDFFRNFTVEVVGVGDTCSFAQMDVRQHGHPQWLSGGQTEASVYQQAEDGKTELSLMHFAITNPGWQPPRESTAFLGFLKEQVQRDGAAAGLAQGGLLPENALFTSIQSLQSESEPLSLIANVVAGSSCRGPPLPRDLQGSRHRAEVASALRSFSPLQPGQAPTGRAPSTMTGSGVDARTASSGSSVWEGQLQSLVLSEYASTEMSLHALYMHQLHKQQAQAEPERHVWHRRESDESGESAPEEGGEGARAQPIPRSASYPCAAPRPGAPETTALQGGFQRRYGGITDPGTVPRAPSHFSRLPLGGWAEDGQSASRHPEPVPEEGSEDELPPQVHKV; encoded by the exons ATGGTGAACCACAGTCTTCACCCAACCGAGCCTGTCAAGGTCACTCTGCCAGATGCCTTTCTGCCTGCCCAAGTCTGTAGTGCCAG GATTCAGGAAAATGGCTCCCTTATCACCATCCTGGTCATCGCTGGTGTCTTCTGGGTCCACCGGCTCATCAAGTTTATCTATAACATTTGCTGCTACTGGGAGATCCACTCCTTCTACCTGCATGCTCTGCGCATCCCCATG TCGGCACTTCCATACTGCACATGGCAAGAAGTGCAGGCCCGGATCGTGCAGACCCAGAAGGAGCACCAGATCTGCATCCACAAGCGTGAGTTGACAGAGCTGGACATCTACCACCGCATCCTCCGGTTCCAGAACTACATGGTGGCCCTGGTGAACAAGTCCCTCCTGCCCCTGCGCTTCCGCCTGCCGGGTCTTGGGGAGGTTGTCTTCTTCACCCGGGGCCTCAAGTACAACTTCGAGCTGATCCTCTTCTGGGGACCTGGCTCTCTCTTTCTCAACGAATGGAGCCTCAAGGCTGAGTATAAACGTGGGGGGCAACGGCTGGAGCTGGCCCAGCGCCTCAGCAACCGCATCCTGTGGATCGGCATTGCCAACTTCCTGCTGTGCCCCCTCATCCTCATCTGGCAGATCCTCTACGCCTTCTTCAGTTATGCCGAGGTGCTCAAGCGGGAGCCGGGCGCCCTGGGTGCGCGCTGCTGGTCGCTCTACGGTCGCTGCTACCTCCGCCACTTCAACGAGCTGGAGCATGAGCTGCAGTCCCGCCTCAACCGAGGCTACAAGCCTGCGTCCAAGTACATGAATTGCTTCTTGTCACCACTGCTGACACTGCTGGCCAAGAACTGCGCCTTCTTCGCTGGCTCCATCCTGGCCGTGCTTATTGCCCTCACCATCTATGATGAAGACGTGCTGGCTGTGGAACATGTCCTCACTACCGTCACACTCCTGGGGGTCACCGTGACCGTGTGCAG GTCCTTTATCCCGGACCAGCACATGGTGTTCTGCCCTGAGCAGCTGCTCCGCGTGATCCTCGCTCACATCCACTACATGCCTGACCACTGGCAGGGTAATGCCCACCGCTCGCAGACCCGGGACGAGTTTGCCCAGCTCTTCCAGTACAAGGCA gTGTTCATCCTGGAGGAGTTACTGAGCCCCATTGTCACACCTCTCATCCTCATTTTCTGCCTGCGCCCACGGGCCCTGGAGATTATAGACTTCTTCCGCAATTTCACTGTGGAGGTTGTCGGTGTTGGAGACACCTGCTCCTTCGCGCAAATGGATGTTCGCCAGCATGGGCATCCCCAG TGGCTGTCTGGTGGGCAGACGGAGGCCTCAGTGTACCAGCAGGCCGAGGATGGGAAGACAGAGTTGTCACTCATGCACTTTGCCATCACCAACCCTGGCTGGCAGCCACCACGTGAGAGCACGGCCTTCCTAGGTTTCCTCAAGGAGCAAGTTCAGCGGGACGGAGCAGCTGCTGGCCTTGCCCAAGGGGGCCTGCTCCCGGAAAATGCCCTCTTTACGTCCATCCAGTCCTTACAATCCGAGTCTGAG CCACTGAGCCTTATTGCAAATGTGGTAGCCGGCTCATCCTGCCGGGGCCCCCCTCTGCCTAGAGACCTGCAGGGCTCCAGGCACAGGGCTGAAGTCGCCTCTGCTCTGCGCTCCTTCTCGCCTCTGCAGCCTGGTCAGGCTCCCACAGGCCGGGCTCCCAGCACCATGACAGGCTCTGG GGTGGATGCCAGGACAGCCAGCTCCGGGAGCAGCGTGTGGGAAGGCCAGCTGCAGAGCCTGGTGCTGTCAGAATATGCATCCACTGAGATGAGCCTGCATGCCCTCTACATGCACCAG CTCCACAAGCAGCAGGCCCAGGCTGAACCTGAGCGGCATGTGTGGCACCGCCGGGAGAGTGATGAGAGTGGGGAGAGTGCCCCCGAAGAGGGGGGAGAGGGGGCCCGGGCCCAGCCTATCCCCCGCTCTGCAAGCTATCCCTGTGCTGCACCCCGGCCTGGAGCTCCTGAGACCACTGCCCTGCAGGGGGGCTTCCAGAGGCGCTACGGAGGCATCACAG ATCCTGGCACAGTGCCCCGGGCTCCCTCTCACTTCTCTCGGCTGCCCCTGGGAGGATGGGCTGAAGATGGGCAGTCAGCATCAAGGCACCCGGAGCCTGTGCCCGAAGAGGGCTCAGAGGATGAGCTCCCCCCTCAGGTGCATAAG GTATAG